One Pseudorasbora parva isolate DD20220531a chromosome 4, ASM2467924v1, whole genome shotgun sequence genomic region harbors:
- the LOC137073024 gene encoding early growth response protein 1-A — protein sequence MLNNMDLNSQDSFYSQFENCNSSAIGMETHGSKDSQDAFMDSGRTAPAQFAHGAPITPKTEPTSTDQYNSCQGPKESYATSLAYSGSFYVETSQGTPCSTETLLNMITEIVGISTTPVSDAHQCTDGTMNASRSSFGEEEVQTQASTCTTPPLYSPGQPGHSYPDSQTAAQAQDSAASHLNFGSSAQDAEPLSESATFPVVIKNEFESSCYEWGSFNKSYLDAGFQSEPFSMSNSFQADQQQVDVKELLDSYSPICSNPETEFKVESTLKQEQCFGDTCTQGFSAPMFNYSTPVMDIPPTSLLKPTIYPNIELQSSCDTTYSTSTIDSVLYSSLLPESFSQTYTRPQKPNRVRKSPASSTGPAKEKPFTCPMETCDRRFSRSDELNRHIRIHTGHKPFQCRICLRSFSRSDHLTTHTRTHTGEKPFSCDVCGKRFARSDERKRHGRVHLKQKEKMELKPQVVNAWPFTLPEAI from the exons ATGCTTAACAACATGGATTTGAACTCTCAAGATTCTTTCTACTCGCAGTTTGAAAACTGTAACAGTTCTGCGATAGGGATGGAAACTCACGGCTCCAAAGACAGCCAGGATGCTTTCATGGATTCTGGAAGGACGGCACCTGCCCAGTTTGCACACG GTGCGCCTATTACCCCCAAAACGGAGCCCACGAGCACAGACCAGTATAACTCTTGTCAGGGTCCGAAAGAAAGCTACGCAACCTCCTTAGCTTACTCAGGCAGCTTCTATGTGGAAACATCTCAAGGAACACCTTGCAGCACGGAAACACTGCTCAACATGATCACCGAAATCGTTGGCATCTCAACAACCCCTGTGTCGGATGCGCATCAGTGTACAGACGGCACGATGAACGCGAGCCGTAGCAGTTTTGGCGAAGAGGAAGTCCAGACGCAGGCCTCCACGTGCACTACCCCGCCGCTGTATTCCCCGGGACAGCCAGGTCACAGTTACCCGGACTCCCAGACCGCCGCGCAGGCCCAAGACTCCGCTGCGTCGCATTTAAACTTTGGCTCCTCCGCGCAAGACGCGGAGCCGCTGTCAGAGAGCGCGACGTTCCCGGTGGTCATCAAAAACGAATTCGAGAGCAGCTGTTACGAGTGGGGGAGCTTCAATAAGTCTTATTTGGATGCTGGTTTCCAGTCAGAGCCATTCTCCATGTCGAATAGTTTTCAAGCTGATCAACAACAGGTGGACGTGAAAGAACTTTTAGACTCTTATTCGCCCATTTGCTCAAACCCAGAGACTGAATTCAAAGTGGAGAGTACTTTAAAACAGGAGCAGTGTTTTGGAGATACTTGCACACAGGGCTTCAGCGCTCCCATGTTTAACTACTCCACCCCAGTTATGGATATCCCACCCACCAGTCTTTTAAAACCGACCATTTATCCAAACATTGAACTCCAGTCCAGTTGCGACACAACCTACTCGACTTCCACAATAGACTCGGTTCTGTATTCATCTTTATTGCCAGAGTCATTCAGTCAAACTTATACACGGCCTCAGAAACCTAATCGCGTAAGAAAGAGCCCTGCCTCCTCTACCGGGCCGGCCAAGGAGAAACCCTTCACGTGTCCGATGGAGACATGCGACCGGCGCTTCTCTCGGTCGGATGAGCTCAACAGGCACATCCGCATCCACACGGGACACAAACCTTTCCAGTGCCGCATCTGTTTGCGGAGCTTCAGCAGAAGCGACCATCTCACCACGCACACCCGCACTCACACCGGCGAGAAACCCTTTTCGTGTGATGTGTGCGGCAAGCGCTTTGCCAGGAGCGACGAAAGAAAACGGCACGGTCGGGTGCATCTTAAACAGAAAGAAAAGATGGAGCTGAAGCCACAAGTAGTCAACGCGTGGCCGTTTACTTTGCCAGAGGCCATTTAA